TGGCCAGGCGCACCATCTCCCGGGCGGCTACCAGGCCGATGCTCACGTGGGGGTCGAAGAACGTGGCCTGGTCCGACGCGATCACGATGTCACCGGTGGTGACCCAGTCCAACCCCGCCCCGCAGCAGATCCCGTTGATCGCCACCACGACCGGCTTTGCCATGGTGCGAAACGGAGGAGTGCCTTCCTGCGGTGCTTCCCATTGTTCGTAGGTGGACAGGTAGGGCCGCTCGTTGACCACCTTTCCGTCGCCGGGGATCTCCTTGACGTCAGCGCCAGTGCAGAAGGCGCGTCCGGTGGCGGTGACGATCATCAGCCACACGTTGTCGTCGTTCTCGGCCTCGGCGTAGGCCGCTCGCAATTCGGTGATCATGTGGGGGGACAACGCATTGAGGGCATCCGGCCGATTCAGGGTGATGGTGGCCTTGTGGCCGTCCACCTCATATTTGATGGTGTCGAAAGTAGCAGTTGCTGTCATCGGTTTCCTCGGTTCAACGGCCCTTGAAGTCGGGATCGCGGCGTTCCCGGAACGCGGCCAGGCCTTCTTTGAAATCGCTGGTACGGCAGGAGAGTTCCAGGTTGGACAGTTCTTGGTTCATGGATTGGGGCAGCGCGGCGTGCTGCCCATAGGCAATGGCTTGTTTGGCCAGTCCGATCGCGACAGTCGGTCCGGCGGCAAGGCGCGCCAGCAATTCGTCGGCGGCGGAATCCACTTCCTCGCCCGGCACCGCACTGTGGATCAGGCCCCAGTCGGCGGCCTCGGCCCCGGTGACCTTCTCGCCGAGCAGCAGCATTCGTTTGGCGCGGGTCAGGCCCGCCAGACGTGGCAGTAGCCAGGTAGATCCCGAGTCGGGACTGAAGCCGCGGGACAGGAACGGTTCCCAGAAGGTGGCCCCGGTATCGGCAACTGTGAAAT
The window above is part of the Mycolicibacterium fortuitum subsp. fortuitum genome. Proteins encoded here:
- a CDS encoding enoyl-CoA hydratase/isomerase family protein, translating into MTATATFDTIKYEVDGHKATITLNRPDALNALSPHMITELRAAYAEAENDDNVWLMIVTATGRAFCTGADVKEIPGDGKVVNERPYLSTYEQWEAPQEGTPPFRTMAKPVVVAINGICCGAGLDWVTTGDIVIASDQATFFDPHVSIGLVAAREMVRLAKALPRSVALRMALMGKHERMTVERAYELGLITEIVEHDKLLERAHEIADTVCLNAPLAVRGTRLAIHKTLDLPLHEGEILAETFRERVVRTEDALEGPRAFVEKRKPNWQAR
- a CDS encoding enoyl-CoA hydratase/isomerase family protein — its product is MSDGSVTTSRADATLRITLDRPAHRNALSHQMIDDLVSALTAAASDDSLRAISIAGAGDDFCTGADWMATNDSGRRPRTGDLMRRIPHTAHRVIELVATIQLPVVCGVRGWAVGLGCNLALAADFTVADTGATFWEPFLSRGFSPDSGSTWLLPRLAGLTRAKRMLLLGEKVTGAEAADWGLIHSAVPGEEVDSAADELLARLAAGPTVAIGLAKQAIAYGQHAALPQSMNQELSNLELSCRTSDFKEGLAAFRERRDPDFKGR